A window of the Mesotoga prima MesG1.Ag.4.2 genome harbors these coding sequences:
- a CDS encoding InlB B-repeat-containing protein, which yields MRRYRNTILISVLLFIALIFSSCVPRVNLFTVEVVSEPDAISVALLKDIEQANYEASDVQKTPLVLNLKPQETVVVKVIEEEPLEETEVIHVFDGWADGSKANPRAITADSNKKVEIKTVKNVRVSISTSPRNLVEVVGSGFYPVDTELDLSAPAEVGDYHFAYWNIDGSREYSQELSLKLDGPTKIEAVYENRPLRTLEIDSQPTGLNMSVDGQEILTPYSIKSEEGESHTVAFLPQERDLSNLVNGTDTRYSFKSWSDGGTSNPRTVLLNSDLSLNAITGIEYLTVTSTVPEGISEFSSAAWKTAGSSVSYVAPEVPGYIFSHWEVDGEDVLTKELSLIVDSPKSIVANYSLVGHVLSLDTDPSGLEILINDKTFTAPASLSGSYGDLFTVEIPEPQTRDESEFVTGIDARYTFGRWNDSIETNKRTIKLDSDKSYTATMEIEYLVETGTMPEGLSEIPGAGWKAKGSFISYESNDLIGYTFSHWEVNGERVDGEILDLVVERPTKILAVYRNKEESTLEITSNPEGLVFSLNNEVYSAPKSFVFESGTSIEVSFPASQEKDNSEQVLGNDTRFLFSKWADGLAENTRTVELTEDIRLEAIANTEYLVEVSSETAQIGGTGWYRKGYSLNINAPEVSGYKFVSWSVDGAKAVRNPLSVTVDSPKKIVAVYEEAVVSNKTLTVSTTPEGLLVKIDGNQMVSPCQITAAEESSHSISTITPQEKDISTQIAGNDVRYVFSAWNDGSTLNTRTIELNSNLSFVAAFGEEFKLETATQPSGIVQIGGTGWYHDGEKVVLNAAAVEGYNFLHWSVNGVKAGESSTLEFIIDEPTAAKAVYNSLPTISLEDREVSEGEVLELLLSEHSADVDGDTLSYSLLSGPGSISGGIYSVDTSELNAGLHEITIEVYDGRGGYAADGFTITVTEQNNPPAVPGSPSPASGSVDQELSIELSWTCSDSDGDALVFDIYFGSSSSPEKVASDILANNWQSTNLSEGVTYYWKIVAKDSNGATSESSVWSFSTKNSLPADGVDKVGPVYMGDLLLISNENPDCYSYENTGSLSEDFVQTASLPDDLPLEAYAMNPILPEPEGLTLDKLVKLGDNFEVAAVGSTSEFWVYNFKTNTTEKLTATLQYSGSKSEIWVENTEEIGQQQAQQLGSEFDDSIYPLIANYFYTPSDLDVNGKVKILCFDIQDSFETTGSYYAGYFSSGDLFNHSTSNMGELFYIDTYPSMHYPKTNPIDVSRAFSTIAHEFQHMVNYNRNVLVEKGSTMPTWLNEGLSLAAEHLYSGVLSRRISYFNSSPRIRDGHSVLYWGDNGDTLSSYALSYIFLQYIRAQAGNDAIFRDILLSNDNSSNVIVSALTKYGVTKSLGEILTDFRIALVLKNGSGPYGFRGDGDFNSIAVQFYSGGSKELRGGSAVYKSINPSFTDPENSGDSIAYVGITK from the coding sequence ATGAGGAGATACAGGAATACAATTCTAATAAGCGTTTTACTTTTCATAGCCTTGATCTTCAGCAGTTGCGTTCCCAGAGTGAACCTATTCACTGTGGAGGTTGTTTCGGAGCCGGATGCAATTTCGGTTGCCCTTCTAAAAGACATCGAACAGGCGAATTATGAAGCTTCAGATGTCCAGAAAACCCCGCTAGTTCTTAACCTTAAACCCCAGGAGACTGTAGTCGTCAAAGTTATAGAAGAAGAACCACTTGAAGAAACTGAGGTTATACATGTTTTCGATGGCTGGGCCGACGGATCTAAGGCGAATCCAAGAGCAATTACGGCCGATTCGAATAAGAAAGTGGAAATCAAGACAGTGAAGAATGTTAGGGTCTCTATATCAACGAGCCCCAGAAATCTTGTCGAAGTCGTTGGAAGCGGTTTTTATCCAGTTGATACGGAGCTTGACTTGAGCGCACCTGCTGAAGTTGGAGATTATCACTTCGCTTATTGGAATATTGATGGAAGTAGAGAATACAGTCAGGAGCTCTCTTTGAAACTCGATGGACCAACGAAGATTGAAGCTGTCTATGAGAACAGACCTCTAAGAACTCTCGAGATTGATTCACAACCCACCGGACTGAATATGAGTGTGGATGGCCAGGAAATTCTCACCCCCTACTCTATCAAGTCTGAAGAAGGGGAATCACACACAGTTGCCTTTCTTCCTCAGGAAAGGGATCTTAGTAATCTCGTTAACGGTACAGACACTAGATACTCCTTCAAATCCTGGAGCGATGGTGGTACAAGTAATCCCCGTACGGTATTGCTGAATAGCGATCTATCTTTGAATGCAATTACTGGAATTGAATATCTTACTGTGACTTCAACCGTTCCAGAAGGAATAAGTGAGTTTTCTAGTGCAGCCTGGAAGACGGCTGGTTCTTCAGTCTCTTACGTTGCTCCCGAAGTCCCGGGCTACATCTTTTCACACTGGGAAGTGGATGGCGAAGATGTGCTGACTAAAGAGCTTTCTTTGATAGTTGATTCACCGAAGAGTATTGTTGCTAACTACAGTCTTGTAGGGCATGTGCTTTCTTTAGATACCGACCCGTCGGGGCTGGAAATTCTGATAAACGATAAGACTTTTACTGCGCCCGCTTCTCTGTCTGGCAGTTATGGTGACCTTTTTACTGTCGAAATACCCGAACCTCAAACAAGAGATGAATCGGAGTTCGTTACAGGAATAGACGCGCGCTACACATTTGGCAGATGGAACGATTCAATAGAGACTAACAAGAGAACGATAAAGCTCGACTCAGACAAGTCATACACGGCGACAATGGAAATCGAATACCTCGTTGAAACGGGTACAATGCCTGAAGGACTTTCAGAAATCCCAGGCGCAGGATGGAAAGCCAAAGGCTCTTTTATTTCTTACGAGTCAAATGATTTAATCGGATACACTTTTTCGCACTGGGAAGTTAACGGAGAACGTGTAGACGGAGAGATTCTTGATCTGGTGGTTGAGAGACCAACGAAGATCCTAGCTGTCTACAGAAACAAGGAAGAATCGACTCTTGAGATAACGTCCAATCCCGAAGGTCTCGTGTTTAGCCTTAACAACGAAGTCTATTCCGCTCCGAAGAGTTTTGTCTTCGAAAGCGGAACCTCCATCGAGGTTTCCTTCCCAGCTTCACAGGAGAAAGACAATAGTGAACAGGTATTGGGAAATGATACAAGATTCCTTTTCTCAAAATGGGCAGATGGATTGGCTGAAAATACCAGAACCGTTGAATTAACCGAAGATATCAGACTTGAAGCAATTGCAAATACAGAGTATCTAGTGGAGGTGTCATCGGAAACCGCTCAAATCGGAGGAACTGGTTGGTATAGGAAGGGCTACTCTCTTAATATAAACGCGCCAGAGGTTTCAGGGTACAAATTTGTTTCCTGGAGTGTTGATGGAGCAAAAGCAGTCAGAAATCCCTTATCTGTAACCGTTGATTCTCCGAAGAAGATTGTTGCAGTCTACGAAGAAGCAGTTGTCAGCAACAAGACTCTGACTGTTTCAACTACCCCTGAAGGACTGCTTGTCAAGATTGATGGCAACCAAATGGTTTCCCCATGCCAGATCACTGCTGCAGAAGAATCCTCACACTCGATATCCACGATTACTCCTCAAGAGAAGGACATTTCAACACAGATCGCTGGCAACGATGTCAGATATGTATTCTCCGCTTGGAATGACGGAAGTACCCTAAATACAAGAACTATAGAACTGAACTCCAACCTTTCTTTCGTTGCAGCTTTCGGCGAAGAATTCAAACTCGAGACAGCGACCCAACCCTCCGGTATAGTTCAGATTGGTGGCACAGGATGGTATCACGATGGCGAGAAAGTTGTATTGAATGCTGCAGCGGTGGAAGGCTACAACTTCCTTCACTGGTCGGTAAACGGAGTGAAGGCAGGAGAGAGCTCAACTCTGGAGTTCATTATTGATGAGCCGACTGCTGCAAAAGCAGTTTACAATTCACTTCCAACGATTTCCCTTGAAGATCGAGAGGTTTCCGAGGGCGAAGTATTGGAGTTGCTGCTAAGCGAACATTCGGCAGATGTGGATGGTGATACGCTCTCTTACTCGCTTTTATCTGGTCCTGGAAGTATTTCAGGCGGAATCTATTCAGTTGACACTAGTGAACTGAATGCGGGACTTCACGAGATCACAATAGAGGTTTACGATGGCAGAGGTGGGTATGCAGCGGATGGATTTACGATAACTGTGACAGAGCAGAACAACCCGCCAGCCGTTCCGGGTTCACCATCGCCCGCAAGTGGTTCGGTCGATCAAGAGTTATCCATAGAGCTTTCCTGGACTTGTTCAGATTCAGACGGCGATGCTCTTGTCTTTGACATTTATTTCGGTTCTTCTTCAAGTCCGGAAAAAGTGGCATCAGATATCCTAGCCAATAACTGGCAGTCTACGAACCTCAGTGAAGGGGTCACATACTACTGGAAGATCGTTGCAAAGGACAGTAACGGAGCTACTTCCGAAAGCTCTGTATGGAGCTTCTCGACGAAGAATTCCCTTCCGGCTGACGGGGTCGACAAGGTAGGGCCCGTTTACATGGGCGATTTATTGCTAATAAGTAACGAAAACCCAGATTGCTATTCTTACGAAAATACGGGTTCCCTGTCTGAGGATTTCGTTCAAACAGCTTCTTTACCGGACGACCTTCCTCTGGAAGCTTATGCTATGAATCCAATCCTTCCGGAGCCAGAGGGTTTGACACTTGATAAGCTTGTAAAACTCGGGGACAATTTTGAGGTTGCAGCAGTTGGAAGCACATCGGAATTCTGGGTCTATAACTTCAAGACTAATACCACCGAGAAACTAACTGCAACCCTTCAATATTCAGGATCTAAGTCTGAGATTTGGGTTGAGAATACAGAAGAGATAGGTCAGCAACAAGCCCAGCAGCTTGGTAGCGAGTTTGACGATAGTATATATCCACTTATTGCTAATTACTTCTACACTCCTTCAGATCTTGACGTAAACGGTAAAGTGAAGATCCTTTGCTTCGATATACAAGATAGTTTTGAGACAACTGGCTCGTATTATGCCGGTTACTTTAGCTCGGGTGACCTGTTCAATCATTCAACATCTAACATGGGTGAACTTTTCTATATTGATACTTATCCATCAATGCACTATCCTAAGACAAACCCAATTGATGTTTCCAGGGCTTTCTCCACAATTGCACATGAGTTTCAACACATGGTGAACTACAACAGAAATGTTCTTGTTGAAAAGGGTTCCACAATGCCAACATGGCTAAACGAAGGGTTATCTTTGGCTGCTGAACATCTTTACTCTGGTGTTCTTTCCAGAAGGATCTCGTACTTCAATAGTTCTCCTAGGATCCGAGACGGACACTCAGTTCTGTATTGGGGTGACAATGGAGATACTCTATCCAGCTATGCTTTATCATATATCTTCCTTCAATACATAAGAGCTCAGGCAGGCAATGATGCAATATTCAGAGATATTCTTCTTAGCAATGACAATTCATCAAATGTCATCGTTTCTGCGTTAACTAAGTATGGTGTTACGAAATCCTTAGGCGAAATTCTTACTGATTTCAGGATTGCTCTGGTTCTCAAAAACGGCTCAGGACCCTATGGATTCCGAGGCGACGGTGATTTCAACTCAATAGCGGTTCAGTTCTATTCTGGAGGATCAAAGGAATTACGAGGGGGAAGTGCTGTTTACAAGTCAATCAACCCGAGTTTTACCGATCCGGAGAATTCAGGCGATTCTATTGCATATGTAGGGATAACGAAATAG